The Candidatus Methylomirabilis sp. genomic sequence GTCGGGGGCGGGGACCCGCTCGCTATCGTAGGCGATGCCCGTCGTCCCCCACAGGTAGGGGGCGCAGTGCGCGGGGCCGGGGTCGAAGGGCCCATCGCGGAAGGCCGGCTCGATGTGCTTCAGGTTCGGGACCCGCTCCACCTCGAGCGGCTCGAGCAGCCCTTGCTCGCGGAGGGTGGCGACCATGTAGTCCGAGGGGACGATGATGTCGTACCCGCCGGTTCCCCCCTGGAGCTTCGCCAGCAGCTCCTCGTTGCTGACGTAACTCTCGAGGGTCACCTTGACGCCGAACTCCTTCGTGAAGTCCTCCAGGACCGCCGGATCCATGTAGTGGGCCCAGTTAAACAGCGTCAGCGTCGGGTCCAGCCCGGCCCGCGGTCCGCCCCCCTGCCCGCAGCCGGCGAGGAGGAAGAGCGCGGCCACCGCTGTCCCGAACCTCGGCGTTCGCCATTGGTCCCGCCCCTTCATCCCTGCCCCTCCCGAACCCGCTTATACCACAGGCGCGCGGGGGCGTCACGCGGGCCGGAGAGCGGCCGGCAAAAAAAACCGCTTGGCTCAGGCGACTCGCTTCCGTAGAATCCGGCCGGCCGCCCCGGGCGGCCGGGAGGGCGCGGGTGGGGCACGGGGCGCCCAGGGCGCGGGGGACGGCGGGGGAAGCCGCGCTGCGGCAGGTCCGGGCGTTCCGGGCCATCGCGGCCGCCCTACAGGCCTCCCGCAACCTGGAAGCGGTCCTCGAGGGATCTCTCCGGGCGGCCTGCCGAGCCGCCGGTGCCCCGGGCGGCGCGATCTTTCTCCTGGAGGCCCCGGGTGGGCTGCGCCTGGCGGCCGATCTCCGCTTGGGCCCGGCAGCCCTCTCCCCCTCCCTCACTGTTCCGGACAGCTTGCCCGCCCTGCCGCTCGCCACCGGCGAGGCCGTGGCGCGTTCCCTTCAGGCACCCCCCGATGGCGACCTCCTGGCCGCCGGCTTCCGGACCGGCGCCGCCTTCCCGCTCCGAGACGCCGAAGGGTTGCGCGGGAGCCTCCTCCTGCTGCGCCGCCGCGCATTCGGTGATGCGGAGTTGGCGCTCCTCGCACCCGTGGCCGACCAGGTGGCCCTGGCCGCGGGGAGCGCCGCCCTCTACCACGAGGCCTGGGAGAAGACCGCCCGCCTCGAGGGACTCATCCACCTCACGCGGGAGATGCTGGGGCACGCCGACCCGGAGACCGTCTATCGGGCCGCGGCACGGGCCGCGGCCGGGCTCCTCGGGGTGGAACTGGCGACCCTCTGGCTCCTCGAGGAGGAGACCTTCGTGCTCCGGGCGGTGGCGGGGCGGGAGGTCGCCGCGCGCCTCGTGGGGGAGCGCCTTCCCGCCTACGAAGGGCTGGGAGCCCTGCTCCTCCGGAGCCACCGCCTGGTCGAGGGGCCGGAGGTAGCCGCGGAGCGCGCCTGGCGGGATCGTGGCTGGATGGAAAGTGAGGGCCTCCGGGCCTTCGCCGCCGCGCCGCTCGTCTGGGGGGATGGGGTCTCGGGAATCCTGGTCGTTTTCCGGAAGAGCCCGCGCCTCACGACCCCGCTGGAGCGGGACCTCCTCTCCTTCCTGGCCGTCCAGGCGGCGGCCGCCGTGGAGACGGTCCGGCTCTTCACCAGCCTGGCGCGGCATCGGGACGACCTGGAGGCCCTCGTCCAGGAGCGGACCCGCCAGGCGGAGGAGGCGCTCCGGATCCGGAGCCAGTTCCTGGCCAACGCCTCCCACGAGCTCCGGACGCCCGTCCAGGCCATCCTGGGCTTCGCCGACCTCCTGAAGCAGCCGGACGCCGAGCGGGTCAGGGGCCGGCAGGCGGAGTTCCTGGAGAACATCGGGGAGAGCGCGCGGCACCTCCAGGACCTGATCCGCAACGTCCTGGACCTGGCGCGGCTCGAGGCGGGGCGGCTGAGCCTCGCCCTGGACTCCTTCGCCCTCCTCGACGCGGTCCGGGAATCGGTCCGGCATCTGCAGGGGTTGGCGCACAAGCGGGGGATCCGGGTCCACCTCGAGGCCGGCCCCGATGTGGACCGCATCGAGGCCGATCTGGGGAAGCTCCGGCAGGTCCTCTACAATCTCCTGAGCAATGCCCTGAAGTTCACGCCGGAGGGGGGCATGGTCCGGGTGGAGGTAGTCGCCCGGGACCTGGTGGCAGGAGAGAACGGACCGGGCGACCGGTGGGCCCGCTACTACGAGATCCGGGTGGAGGACAGCGGGATCGGGATTGATGCCCGGGACCTGCCCCGCCTCTTCCAGCCGTTCGTCACGCTCCACCACACGGCATCCGAGGCCCAATCCTCGGGCCTGGGCCTGAACCTGACCAAGCAGCTCGTAGAGCTGCACGGTGGGACCATCTGGGCCGAGAGCCCCGGCCCGGGCCTCGGGGCCGCCTTCACGGTCCTGCTCCCGGCTACCCAGGGCAGCACGGGGGGGTGAGTCCGGGGTTGCCAGGGGGAGCCCTCTCCGGCTAGAATCTCGTTCCATGCGCATTCCCGTGCGTCTGCGAGCCGGAGCGGCCCTCACCCTCCTCCTGATCCTGGCCGCCTGCAGCGGGCCGTCTCCCGAGCTGCCACCGGGCCCCCGGGCGGCGCCCCGCTGGGAGCAGACCCCGGTCATCTTCATCCCCGGGATCAACCGGGAAGTGGGCCGCCTCCTGCGGGACAGCCTCTTCGACCTGGAGCTGCTCACCCTTCGGACCGACGCCGAGACCATCGCGCATCTGGGCGATCCCCGCTTCGTCCCCGACCTCAAGCCGCTGAACGGCGCCCCTCCCTTCGATCCCGATCAGCTCCGGAAAACGCCCGCCCGGGGGATGCAGGGCGTGGTGGACCACCTGACGTGGGCGGAGGGGTATGTCCGGGCGAGTCCGGCCGACCCGACCGACAAGGATTTCCCCGAGAACACGCCGGAGGTCCGGGCCGACCGGAGTCGGCCGGGGAACCTCTACGTCTGGTATTACGACTGGCGGCGGGATAACGTCGAAACGGCCTGCCTCCTGGCCGACCTGGTGGAGAGCATCCGCGCCGCCACCGGCGCGGGGAAAGTCCTCCTGGTGGGTCACAGCATGGGGGGGGTCGTCATCCGCTACTATCTCCGGTACGGCGGGCGCGATGTCCTCCGGGGGCGCGAGTGCCCGATCGGGAACGGCGATCGCCACGCCCGGATCAACCGGCCCGGGTCCGAGGCAGTGGCGGGCGCGGTCTTCCTGGGCGTGCCCCACCGGGGGTCGGTCCTCGCCTTCCGGACGCTCTTGAGCGACTTCACCCTCTGGAGGGTCATCCGGGTCGCGCTCCGAGAGCCGGTCTTTTCGATGCCCTCCGCCTGGCAGATGCTGCCCCCCGGGCGGACCGACGGGATGGTGCCGCTCCTGGTCG encodes the following:
- a CDS encoding ATP-binding protein; protein product: MGHGAPRARGTAGEAALRQVRAFRAIAAALQASRNLEAVLEGSLRAACRAAGAPGGAIFLLEAPGGLRLAADLRLGPAALSPSLTVPDSLPALPLATGEAVARSLQAPPDGDLLAAGFRTGAAFPLRDAEGLRGSLLLLRRRAFGDAELALLAPVADQVALAAGSAALYHEAWEKTARLEGLIHLTREMLGHADPETVYRAAARAAAGLLGVELATLWLLEEETFVLRAVAGREVAARLVGERLPAYEGLGALLLRSHRLVEGPEVAAERAWRDRGWMESEGLRAFAAAPLVWGDGVSGILVVFRKSPRLTTPLERDLLSFLAVQAAAAVETVRLFTSLARHRDDLEALVQERTRQAEEALRIRSQFLANASHELRTPVQAILGFADLLKQPDAERVRGRQAEFLENIGESARHLQDLIRNVLDLARLEAGRLSLALDSFALLDAVRESVRHLQGLAHKRGIRVHLEAGPDVDRIEADLGKLRQVLYNLLSNALKFTPEGGMVRVEVVARDLVAGENGPGDRWARYYEIRVEDSGIGIDARDLPRLFQPFVTLHHTASEAQSSGLGLNLTKQLVELHGGTIWAESPGPGLGAAFTVLLPATQGSTGG